The Bradyrhizobium sp. B097 genome contains the following window.
GAGCGGCAGAAGACGCCGAACGAGATCGCGCTCAACATCCTGCTGGCGGGCCTCACCATCATCTTCGTGTTCGCGACGGTGACGATCCCGAGCTATGCGGCCTATGCCGGCGGCTCGATCTCGGTCGTGGTGCTGGTGGCGCTGTTCGTCACGCTGATCCCGACCACGATCGGCGCGCTGTTGTCGGCGATCGGCATCGCCGGCATGGACCGCCTGGTGCGCTTCAACGTGCTGGCGATGTCCGGCCGCGCGGTGGAAGCCGCCGGCGACGTCGATACGCTGCTCTTGGACAAGACCGGCACCATCACGCTCGGCAACCGCCAGGCAACCGCGTTCCGTCCGATCCGTGGCGTCACCGAGCAGGACCTTGCGGACGCGGCGCAGCTCGCCTCGCTCGCCGACGAAACGCCGGAGGGCCGCTCGATCGTGGTGCTGGCCAAGGAGAAGTACGGCATCCGCGGCCGCGACATGCACGAGCTTGCCGCGACCTTCGTGCCGTTCACGGCGCAGACCCGCATGAGCGGCATCGATGCCGGCACCTCGTCGGTCCGCAAGGGCGCGGTCGACGCCATCCTCGCCTATGTCGATGGCGGTTCGCCCCGCACGGTGGCGTCCGGCAACACCGTCCGCGCGGTCGCTGCGACAATGAGCGCTGAAGCGCGCGAGATCCAGGCGATTGCCGACGAGATCGCCAAGGCGGGCGGCACGCCGCTGGCGGTCGCCAAGGACGGCAAGCTGCTCGGCGTCGTGCACCTGAAGGACATCGTCAAGGGCGGCATCCGCGAGCGTTTTGCCGAATTGCGCCGCATGGGCATCCGCACCGTGATGATCACCGGCGACAACCCGATGACCGCGGCCGCGATCGCAGCCGAGGCCGGCGTCGATGACTTCCTGGCGCAGGCAACCCCCGAGGACAAGCTCAAGCTGATCCGCGACGAGCAGTCCAAGGGCAAGCTGGTCGCGATGTGCGGCGACGGCACCAACGACGCGCCGGCGCTTGCGCAGGCCGACGTCGGCGTCGCCATGAACACCGGCACCCAGGCGGCCCGCGAGGCCGGCAACATGGTCGACCTCGACTCCAACCCGACCAAGCTGATCGAGGTGGTCGAGATCGGCAAGCAGCTGCTGATGACCCGTGGCGCGCTGACCACGTTCTCGATCGCCAACGACGTCGCAAAGTACTTTGCGATCATCCCGGCGATGTTCCTCGCGTTCTATCCGCAGCTTCAGGTGCTGAATGTCATGCACCTGGCGAGCCCGCAAAGCGCGATCCTGTCGGCGATCATCTTCAACGCGCTGATCATCATCGCGCTGATTCCCCTGGCGCTGAAGGGCGTCAAGTATCGCGCCGTCGGTGCCGGCGCGCTGCTCAGCCGCAACCTGATGATCTACGGTCTCGGCGGCATCATCATCCCGTTCATCGGCATCAAGGCGATCGACCTCATCGTCGCCGCCCTGGGCCTTGCGTAACCCGTGAAGCGTCATTGCGAGGAGCGAAGCGACGAAGCAATCCATCGATCCGTTCTGCCGAACCGTGGATTGCTTCGCTTCGCTCGCAATGACGGCGTCAAACTAGGAGACCTACAATGCTTAGAGAAATCCGCCCCGCCATTCTCGTGCTGGTCCTGCTGACCGCGATCACGGGCCTCGCCTATCCGCTTGCCATCACCGGGATCGCCGGCGTCATCTTTCCGAAGCAGGCGCAGGGCAGCCTGATCGAGAAGGACGGCAAGGTGATCGGCTCCGCCCTGATCGGGCAGGAGTTCAAGGAGGATAAATACTTCCACGGCCGGCCGTCGGCGACGGTCGCGCCCGATCCGAACGATTCCACGAAGACCGTGCCGGCGCCCTACAACGCGGCCAATTCCGGCGGCTCCAACCTCGGTCCGACCAGCAAGGCGCTGAACGACCGGGTCAAGGAGGACGTCGAGAAGTTGAAGGCGGAGAATCCGACTGCCAGCGTGCCGGTCGATCTCGTCACCACCTCGGCCAGCGGCCTTGATCCCGACATCTCGCCGGACGCCGCGCTGTTCCAGGTGCCGCGGGTCGCCAAGGCGCGCAGCATGTCCGAGGACGCGGTGCGCGAGCTGGTGACGCAGAACACGCAGGGCCGCTTCGCCGGCATTGTCGGTGAGCCCCGCGTTAACGTTCTTGCGCTCAACCTGGCGCTCGACGCGGCAAAGGCGAAATAGGGGAGTAGGCCCGCTCTCGCAGGATGACTATATTGCGGTATGGCCAATCAGCGTGACCCCGATAAACGACCCTCGCCGGATGCGCTGCTGGAGGCGGCGCGCCGCGAGACCGATCGATCGGGGCGGCTGAAGATCTTCATCGGCGCCGCCCCCGGCGTCGGCAAGACCTACGAGATGCTCTCGAGCGCCCACGCCCGCCTCAAGGCGGGCGTCGACGTCGTGGTCGGCGTCGTCGAAACCCACGGGCGGGTGGAGACCGAGGCGCTGCTCAGGGGTCTCGAGGTGATACCGCGGAAGCGGCTGGCCTATCGCGACCAAACGCTCGAGGAGATGGACCTCGACGCGCTGATCGCGCGGCGGCCGCAGCTTGCGCTGGTCGACGAACTCGCCCACACCAACGCGCCGGGCAGCCGGCATCCCAAGCGCTATCTCGATGTCGAGGAGCTGCTGTCGCACGGCATCGACGTCTACACCGCGATCAACATCCAGCACATCGAGAGCCTCAACGACGTCGTCGCGCAGATCACCCATGTGCGGGTGCGCGAGACCGTGCCCGACTCGGTGGTCGATCGCGCCGATGCCATCGAGCTGATCGACCTCACGCCAGACGACCTGATCCAGCGGCTGAAGGAGGGCAAGGTCTATGTGCCCAAGCAGGCCGAGCGGGCGCTGGAGCACTATTTCTCGCCCGGCAATCTGACCGCGCTGCGTGAGCTGGCGCTGCGCCGTACCGCCGAGCGGGTCGACGAGCAGCTGCTCACCCACATGCAGGCCAATGCGATCCAGGGTCCCTGGGCCGCCGGCGAGCGTATCCTGGTCTGCCTGAGCGAGGATCCGCGCGCGGCCGGGCTCGTGCGCTACACCAAGCGCCTGGCCGACCGGCTGCATGCGCAATGGACCGCCGTCAGCATCGAGACGCGGCGCAGCCTGCAACTGAATGACGAGCAGCGCGACCGGCTTTCCGACACCATGCGGCTCGCGGAATCGCTCGGCGGCGAGGCGCTGACCCTTCCCGGCGTCGGCCGCCGCATCGCCGACGACGTCATCAATTTCGCCCAGGCCAACAACGTCACCCAGATCATCATCGGCAAGTCGACGCGTTCGCGCTGGTTCGAGCTGACGCACGGCTCGGTGGTGCACGACCTGGTGCGCCGCGCCGGCAATATCAGCGTCAACGTGATCGCCGGCGACGAGCTGCCGGTCGGCAAGGCGGCGGTGCAGACCGCGCAGCGGCAGGAGCCGTTCAACCCGCGGCCCTATCTGATGGCGCTGCTGCTGACGGCGATCGGGCTCGGCGCGGCCAAGCTGATCCAGCCGTTCTTCGGCATCGAGAATGTCGACCTCGTGTTCATCACTGCGGTGGTCGGCGCAGCGGCGCGCTACGGCCTGTGGCCGTCGCTCTTGGCCAGCGTCGCGGCCTCGCTGTGCTACAATTTCTTCTTCCTGCCGCCGGTCTATACCTTCACCATCACCGACCCGACCAATGTCGCGGCGTTCTTCTTCTTCATGCTGATCGCGCTTTTGGTCTCCAACGTCGCGGCGCGGGTGCGCGTCCAGGCCGACACCGCGATCGGCCGGGTCCGCACCACCGAGTCGCTCTATGCCTTCAGCCGCAAGCTCGCCGGCACCGCGACGCTCGACGATGTGCTGTGGGCGACCGCCTACCAGATCGCCCTGATGCTGAAGGTGCGCGTGGTGCTGCTGCTGCCGGAGGGCGGGATGCTGACCGTCAAGAGCGGTTATCCGCCGGAGGACCAGCTCGATCAGGCCGATCTCGCCGCCGCCAACTGGGCCTGGGGCAACGATCGCCCGGCCGGCCGCGGCTCGGACACGCTGCCGGGCGGCAAGCGATTGTTCCTGCCGATGCGCACCGGCCGCGGCCCGATCGGCGTGATCGGCATCGACGACGACCGCACCGGGCCGCTGTTGACGCCGGACCAGCGCCGGCTGCTCGATGCGCTGGTCGACCAAGGGGCGCTGGCGATCGAGCGCGTGCTGCTGGTCGAGGACATGGATCGCGTCAAGCGCACGGTGGAATCCGACCGGTTGCGCGGTGCGCTCCTGACCTCGATCTCGCACGACCTCAAGACGCCGCTTGCCTCGGTGCTCGGCTCGGCCTCGGCGCTGCGCGATCTCGGCGCCAGCCTGAGCGATGCCCAGAAGCATGATCTGCTCGCGACCGTGATCGACGAGTCGGAGCGGTTGAATCGCTTCATCGCCAATCTCTTGGACATGACCAAGCTGGAATCCGGCGCGATCGTGCCGAACACCGCGCGGCACGACGTCGGCGAGATCGTCGGCAGCGCGCTGCGCCGTGCCGGCAAGATTTTGGTGCATCACCGGGTGTCGCTGGAGCTCGCGGCCGACCTGCCGATGCTGGAGCTCGACGCCGTGCTGTTCGAGCAGGTGCTGTTCAATCTGCTCGACAACGCCGCCAAATACGCCCCCTCGGACACCACGATCTCGATCCGCGGCGCGCGCGACCGCGACAGCATAGCGCTGCAGGTCCTCGATGAAGGCAACGGCATTCCGGCCGCCGAGCTCGAAAGCGTGTTCGACAAGTTCTATCGCGCCGAGAAGGGCGACCACGTCCGCCCCGGCACCGGCCTCGGGCTTGCGATCTCGCGCGGCTTCGTCGAGGCGATGCGCGGCACGATCGCGGCGGCTAACCGCTCCGACCGGAGCGGCGCCGTCATCACCATCCGCCTGCCTGTTACGGCCGACACCAACGCGCTGGACACTGCTGCATGAACGCGACGCCGATCAAGGTCCTGGTCATCGACGACGAGCCGCCGATCCGCAAGCTCTTGCGGATGGGGCTGAGCACGCAGGGCTACGACATCCTCGAAGCCTCTAACGGCAAGATCGCGCTGGAGATGCTGGGCGAGGGGCCGGCGCTGATCATCCTCGATCTCGGACTGCCCGACATCCAGGGCCACGACTTGCTGCGCATGATCCGCGGCCGGAACGAGAGCGTGCCGATCGTGGTGCTGTCGAGCCGCGGCGACGAGGCCGGCAAGGTGCAGGCGCTCGATCTCGGCGCCGACGACTATCTGACCAAGCCGTTCGGCATGGACGAATTGCTGGCGCGGCTGCGCGCGGCGCTGCGTCACCAGCTGCAGGTGCAGGGCGAGCGGCCGGTGTTCCGCTCCGGCGATCTGTCGGTCGATCTGGTGCGCCGGATCGTCAAGGTCGGCGACAAGGAGATCAAGCTGTCGCCGAAGGAATATGACCTGTTGCGCGTGCTGGTGCAGCATGCCGGCAAGGTGCTGACCCACCGCTTCTTGCTGAAGGAATTGTGGGACGAGCTGACCGACGCGCAATATCTGCGCGTCTATGTGCGCCAGCTCCGCCAGAAGATCGAGGCCGACTCCGAGCGTCCGCAATTCGTGCTGACCGAGACCGGCATCGGCTATCGGCTGCGCGCCGCGGATTAGCTCTCGCCGCTGTCGTGCCCCGCGAAGGCGGGGCATCCAGCGTGTAGCCCGGATGAGCGCAGCGATATCCGGGGTATCTCCCGCATGTCGCTGCGTTCATGCGGGCTACGCTCGTGCTGGTCGTTCGGCGATGTCACTTCCGTTGTCATGCCCGGGCTTGACCCGGGCATCCATCCATGACGCGGATGGCCGGCCATGACGCGTCGGTCAACTCATCCAAACAGCTTGAGTTTGGAACTTGAACGGATACCGTAGGTTTTGGTTCCTGACGGCCGCACGGTTGTGGCGGCGGGGGTTTGCGCCGAGGCCTGGATGTGTCGCTGAGAAATCTCACCACCTATCGCAAGAAGCGCGACTTCGAGAAGACCAATGAGCCGTCGGGCGACGTCAAGGTGGTGCCCGGCAAGCAGCGGCGGTTCGTGATCCAGAAGCACGACGCGACGCGGCTGCATTATGATTTCAGGCTGGAGTTCGATGGCGTCTTCAAGTCCTGGGCGGTGACGCGCGGACCCTCGCTCGACCCGCATGACAAGCGGCTCGCGGTCGAGGTCGAGGATCATCCGCTCGACTATGGCGACTTCGAAGGCACCATTCCGGAAGGCCAGTATGGCGGCGGCACGGTGCAACTCTGGGATCGCGGCACCTGGGAATCCGACGATCCCGAGCGCGGCTTCAAGAAGGGCGATCTGAAGTTCACGCTGCACGGCGACAAGCTGCACGGCAGCTGGGTGCTGGTGCGGATGAAGAACGACCGCTTCGGCGGCAAGCGCATCAACTGGCTGTTGATCAAGCACCGCGATGAATACGCCGTCGACGGCAATGGCGAGGCGATCCTCGACGAGGACCGCTCGGTCGCCTCCGGTCGCTCGATGGCAGAGATCGCGGCCGGCAAGGGCCGGGCGCCGAAGCCGTTCATGCTGGCGAAGGGCAACGGCAAGGCCAAGGCGACAATCAAGGCAGATGCGGTCTGGCAGTCCAATCACGGCATGGCCGCGGCGGCGCGCGCCAGGACCAAGGCGCCGGCGCCCCAAGAAAAATTGAAAGCGCAACTGAAGACGAGGCCGAAAGCGCAACCGAAGCAGGTGACGGAGATGCCGGACTTCGTCTCCCCGCAGCTCTGCGCCGCGGTCGAGAGTCCGCCCAATGGCGCGGGCTGGTGCCACGAGATCAAGTTCGACGGCTATCGCGTGCAGCTTCGCATCGAGGACGGCGAGGCCGTGGTGAAGACTCGCAAGGGACTCGACTGGACCGACAAGTTCAGCGCGATCGTGAAGGAGGCCGGCAAGCTGCCGGATGCGCTGGTCGACGGCGAGATCGTCGCGCTCGACGAGGGCGGCATGCCGCATTTCTCGACGCTGCAGGCCGCGCTGTCCGACGGCAAGACCGACCAGCTGATCTTCTACGCGTTCGACCTGCTGTTCGCGGGCAACGAGGATCTCCGGCCGCTGCCGCTCACCGAGCGCAAGGCGCGGCTGCAGGCGCTGCTCGCCGCACGCAAGGGCAAGCTGATCCGCTATGTCGAGCA
Protein-coding sequences here:
- the kdpB gene encoding potassium-transporting ATPase subunit KdpB, with amino-acid sequence METMKLQKQVTASSMLDPKILVPAIWSAFVKLDPRLMMKNPVMFVVEVVAALTTIIFVRDLVTGSANLGFTFQIIIWLWFTVLFANFAEAVAEGRGKAQAESLKKTRTESQAKLLTGTDRTYRMVPGTSLKVGDIVLVEAGDNIPSDGEVIDGVASVNEAAITGESAPVIRESGGDRSAVTGGTQVLSDWIRVRITAAQGSTFIDRMIRLVEGAERQKTPNEIALNILLAGLTIIFVFATVTIPSYAAYAGGSISVVVLVALFVTLIPTTIGALLSAIGIAGMDRLVRFNVLAMSGRAVEAAGDVDTLLLDKTGTITLGNRQATAFRPIRGVTEQDLADAAQLASLADETPEGRSIVVLAKEKYGIRGRDMHELAATFVPFTAQTRMSGIDAGTSSVRKGAVDAILAYVDGGSPRTVASGNTVRAVAATMSAEAREIQAIADEIAKAGGTPLAVAKDGKLLGVVHLKDIVKGGIRERFAELRRMGIRTVMITGDNPMTAAAIAAEAGVDDFLAQATPEDKLKLIRDEQSKGKLVAMCGDGTNDAPALAQADVGVAMNTGTQAAREAGNMVDLDSNPTKLIEVVEIGKQLLMTRGALTTFSIANDVAKYFAIIPAMFLAFYPQLQVLNVMHLASPQSAILSAIIFNALIIIALIPLALKGVKYRAVGAGALLSRNLMIYGLGGIIIPFIGIKAIDLIVAALGLA
- a CDS encoding K(+)-transporting ATPase subunit C, translating into MLREIRPAILVLVLLTAITGLAYPLAITGIAGVIFPKQAQGSLIEKDGKVIGSALIGQEFKEDKYFHGRPSATVAPDPNDSTKTVPAPYNAANSGGSNLGPTSKALNDRVKEDVEKLKAENPTASVPVDLVTTSASGLDPDISPDAALFQVPRVAKARSMSEDAVRELVTQNTQGRFAGIVGEPRVNVLALNLALDAAKAK
- a CDS encoding sensor histidine kinase KdpD, coding for MANQRDPDKRPSPDALLEAARRETDRSGRLKIFIGAAPGVGKTYEMLSSAHARLKAGVDVVVGVVETHGRVETEALLRGLEVIPRKRLAYRDQTLEEMDLDALIARRPQLALVDELAHTNAPGSRHPKRYLDVEELLSHGIDVYTAINIQHIESLNDVVAQITHVRVRETVPDSVVDRADAIELIDLTPDDLIQRLKEGKVYVPKQAERALEHYFSPGNLTALRELALRRTAERVDEQLLTHMQANAIQGPWAAGERILVCLSEDPRAAGLVRYTKRLADRLHAQWTAVSIETRRSLQLNDEQRDRLSDTMRLAESLGGEALTLPGVGRRIADDVINFAQANNVTQIIIGKSTRSRWFELTHGSVVHDLVRRAGNISVNVIAGDELPVGKAAVQTAQRQEPFNPRPYLMALLLTAIGLGAAKLIQPFFGIENVDLVFITAVVGAAARYGLWPSLLASVAASLCYNFFFLPPVYTFTITDPTNVAAFFFFMLIALLVSNVAARVRVQADTAIGRVRTTESLYAFSRKLAGTATLDDVLWATAYQIALMLKVRVVLLLPEGGMLTVKSGYPPEDQLDQADLAAANWAWGNDRPAGRGSDTLPGGKRLFLPMRTGRGPIGVIGIDDDRTGPLLTPDQRRLLDALVDQGALAIERVLLVEDMDRVKRTVESDRLRGALLTSISHDLKTPLASVLGSASALRDLGASLSDAQKHDLLATVIDESERLNRFIANLLDMTKLESGAIVPNTARHDVGEIVGSALRRAGKILVHHRVSLELAADLPMLELDAVLFEQVLFNLLDNAAKYAPSDTTISIRGARDRDSIALQVLDEGNGIPAAELESVFDKFYRAEKGDHVRPGTGLGLAISRGFVEAMRGTIAAANRSDRSGAVITIRLPVTADTNALDTAA
- a CDS encoding response regulator transcription factor; this encodes MNATPIKVLVIDDEPPIRKLLRMGLSTQGYDILEASNGKIALEMLGEGPALIILDLGLPDIQGHDLLRMIRGRNESVPIVVLSSRGDEAGKVQALDLGADDYLTKPFGMDELLARLRAALRHQLQVQGERPVFRSGDLSVDLVRRIVKVGDKEIKLSPKEYDLLRVLVQHAGKVLTHRFLLKELWDELTDAQYLRVYVRQLRQKIEADSERPQFVLTETGIGYRLRAAD